TAGATACATTCGCATGGTGATGTGCATTGACACTTGATCATTAACTCTAAAATGACAGTAATAGATTTTAAAAAGTCGTTGCAAATTAAGTAAAAAAAGTATCTCACATTGCTACACATCTAGCAGAAAAACCTATGTGGTCCTGGAAACTTTTTCTCCTATGTAAATGAATGTATATATACATGCGAACGCCCTAGTCTGGCGCTTAACTGGTTACTTGTCCGAACATGGGCTATGCACTCTCTTCCTCATCTTCATAGTCTGAATAATCTGAATAAGAACCTCTATGACGAGACGTTGACGGTGGGTTCCAATCCGTCATCAGCTTCTCTTCCTCTGCCGCAGCAGCGAGCATCTTATCTTTCAGCACATGGATGTGCGCAGCGTCTTTGCTGCCCGCATGCAACACCGTCAGCAAATCAGCCAGGGCCTTTGCCGCATCATCATAGATGTTCTTTGGGACCTCATCTTTTCTCGCCGACAAGACGTCGCGGAGGGTATTCGCTATATGCTTTCCCATGTTTACCAGACGAGCATGGATCTCTATGCCTTGCATTGACCAGCCAAGCAAGGCGTTCCTAACGGACTCGCCGACTTTGCCCTTAGACATAACGATCTCGCGTACATTGAAGACCTTGAATGTTGCTTTCCTCGCGCCGTCGGCGTCACCAGGGTTTCTGCCAGTTACTTTGACCATGTAGTCTGTGTCAACTTCAAAAGTCAGCTCAAAATGAACTGATCCTTGACCCGACCATCGATTGTTGACTAGCTCTACCTCTCCTAGGAATGTGTTATGGCTAACCATGACATGCTCCCCAAGGAAAACTTTGAGATGCAGACTTTCACCATATGCACACCATGAAGGAATTTTAACCGTCCGTTTAGTAGGAATTGTGGTATGCCTTGGAATAACCCGCATGAAAACTCCTTCTGACTCAACACCAATAGAGAGTGGAATCATGTCTTCTCTCATCTCACGCTGATCTTCCACAATGAGAGCAGCTTGTATTGCTGAACCGATAACCACGGCTTCATCATGGTTCACGCTTGTACCCTGATTCTTGCCAAATATGTCATATATGATTCTCCGTATCATGGGAACTCTTGTCATCCCCCCAGTCAATACAATTTCATTGATACGCTTGTCAGTGATGTTAGCCTCTTTTAGGACCACACAACACTTGTATTGAATTTGTTCTACCATGTTGTGAACCAACCTCTCGAACTCTGCCCGAGAAATAGAGACGCTAGCATCATCATGACACGGAAATTGTGACTTCGTGTTGGGTTGATAATTCCACTTTAGCTTGCTCCGCTGCTTCAGCAAGTAACATCATAGCATATTTATCTGAACGAATGTCGACCTGATGAAAATTTCTGATCTGCGTAATAAAGTAGTACAGAACTATATCGTCGAATTGATCCCCACCAACAATGGGGTCAGCAGATTGACTTTTGACCTGCTCATTCATGCAGAACAAAAGACTAAAAGCTTTACAAACATAAATAAGCGTAATCAGTTAATTATGGGCGACAACACAAGAATGAGTAACTGAAAAATTACCTCAATGTTTGTGCCAGACACACCAAGTACGGAGACTGTGTATGATCCAGCACCCATGTCGAAAACAACAATGGTACCTTCTTTAATTGTTGCTCTAGAAAGAGCGGCCGCCGTTGGTTCATCTATTAACTGCAATACCGTTAAGCCCGCTTTGTTTGCCGCCAACAATATGGCCTCCCTTTGCTGTTCACTGAAGAAAATGGGCACACTTATCACCGCTTTTAATTCGTGATGAAATTGGTACATCAGGACGACATCCTTGAGCTTTGCAAAAATAACACTGGCAATTTCAACAGGAGAAAATCTCACTCCATGGATTTGGACGCAAGCTTCTCCTCTCCCCCCTTCAACGATGCTAAAATGGACTCTTTTCCTCATTCCTTGCACCCAGCAGTCATCAAATTGTTTCCCAATCAACTTTTTTATATTCAAGACAACATCGGATGGTTGTCTAGACATCCTGCGCTTTGCGAGTTCTCCAACTGCGACACATTTGCCAAGACCTTCCAAACGCTGCAGGGCCCATGCATACCGTTCACTAGTTTCTGGCTCTATTGAAGTAACATACGATGGAGTGGAATGCCCACCTTCACTGTCGATAACCTCCGGTACCTGAAACAAGAGAGTAAATAAGGGATTAGAACATAATTAATGGCATTAATTTTTTATTAGCTCTATGGTGTGCACATTAATTTCAAGATTTCCCTAACTAAACAAGTAAATATATTTCTGAAAACAAACACAGAAAGAGCATTGTAATTGCCAAGTTAGACGCAATGTAAACTGTACTACGATTCGGCCTGCTTGTATATTCAATCAGAAAGCGAAAGCAAACACATCAGGTAAGCATCATCGACGACTCTGAGAAGCCTTGTGTAAGAACCTTGCATACTTCACACAAGGACTTCATTTTTACTATAATAACCTAGGCATACCTTCCATCATTAACTTTCATCAAGTAGTCTTCCAATAACATGAGGTTATTAAACTAAACTGAACAAATATGAACGCGTTACTGTACAGCTTGCGTACCAAGGAATCTATGATCGCAACTCTTGAATTCTTGCATCCAAAGTCAATTCCAACTGTGACAACTTTTGGCAGCGCCGTACTGACAAACCAAGAGTTAAGTGTAAAGACACACCATGGAATCATGGATGCAAGAAACACAGGGGTTTATAGAGTGCACTGTGGAAAGTACCTGAGAGTTGTACATCCACGGATGTTATCCTGAAACAATATACGCGATACTGGTTAAGACATGTCAATCAATGTTGATGTCAATACATACAGGGCCATAGAAATTGAAGAAGGCCTATGTACAGAATATGAACATCATATGTCGTTTGTACAGGAAAGACGACATTTGCAGCAAGAAGATTTGTCATTCCCACCAATCATTCTTTTTAAGGTGAATCCAGTATTCCAGTTCATCACAACAATGGCATTATTATTAACTGTCATTCTCCTACAGTCCTACTATATAACCATAGGCAACAGCTTCAATATACGAATTCAACACAACTAGTCCCAGTCAATTGTCTTTTTGATCTCTGTTTTACTATTCTCACATATTTAGCACACAGGATTCTCTATCCTGTCCCAAAAAGTAACATGTGCATAATCATATCGGCAGCAGTTTGTTATTCAACTGGTCTACCCTCTAAACAAGGGAAAAGGACATGTTCGCTTGAATGCAGAACTGCAGAGTAATGTGGTCATAAAGGAAGGTTACATTGCAAGTTCCAAACAACCAAACGTTGGCAGCAAAAGAATTAGGCTGAAAATAAGCGTCAAATAGGTGTTGTTTGGTTCCATTGGTACGAATGAACAAACGGCAGCAGTGAACAAAAGCCATCGATAGTAGTTTTCAGATCCATTACGTACCCTGAGTAGCAGCGCTTTGGCCTTGAGCAAACGGAGATGCATTGCGCTGCAGGAGGATCAATCAACCAAGCCTGAGAGCAGCAACGGGGCGAGGATTCAGTGAGGGGTTCCTCCAGGAAGAAAGATCGGAGACGGCGCCGGCACCGGCGCCGGCGGACCTCCAGGAAGGGCTCGGCCTAGCGGTGGCGGCGGCCTGGGTGGGTACGAATCGCGCCGTCACCGGGGCGGCCTGGGTGCGCAGCCCGAGAGGGGCGGACTCATGTAGACACACCCGGTGTCACAGGACCCCGGGTAAGATCTCCGATTACCTTAAGC
The window above is part of the Triticum aestivum cultivar Chinese Spring chromosome 2A, IWGSC CS RefSeq v2.1, whole genome shotgun sequence genome. Proteins encoded here:
- the LOC123184758 gene encoding heat shock 70 kDa protein 9, mitochondrial-like isoform X1; this translates as MVEQIQYKCCVVLKEANITDKRINEIVLTGGMTRVPMIRRIIYDIFGKNQGTSVNHDEAVVIGSAIQAALIVEDQREMREDMIPLSIGVESEGVFMRVIPRHTTIPTKRTVKIPSWCAYGESLHLKVFLGEHVMVSHNTFLGEVELVNNRWSGQGSVHFELTFEVDTDYMVKVTGRNPGDADGARKATFKVFNVREIVMSKGKVGESVRNALLGWSMQGIEIHARLVNMGKHIANTLRDVLSARKDEVPKNIYDDAAKALADLLTVLHAGSKDAAHIHVLKDKMLAAAAEEEKLMTDWNPPSTSRHRGSYSDYSDYEDEEESA
- the LOC123184758 gene encoding chaperone protein DnaK-like isoform X2; the protein is MHLRLLKAKALLLRDNIRGCTTLSTALPKVVTVGIDFGCKNSRVAIIDSLVPEVIDSEGGHSTPSYVTSIEPETSERYAWALQRLEGLGKCVAVGELAKRRMSRQPSDVVLNIKKLIGKQFDDCWVQGMRKRVHFSIVEGGRGEACVQIHGVRFSPVEIASVIFAKLKDVVLMYQFHHELKAVISVPIFFSEQQREAILLAANKAGLTVLQLIDEPTAAALSRATIKEGTIVVFDMGAGSYTVSVLGVSGTNIEVKSQSADPIVGGDQFDDIVLYYFITQIRNFHQVDIRSDKYAMMLLAEAAEQAKVELSTQHEVTISVS